The segment CGATGAACGCTTTCCCATGATGAGCACCTTTAAAGTAGTGCTCTGCGGCGCAGTGCTGGCGCGGGTGGATGCCGGTGACGAACAGCTGGAGCGAAAGATCCACTATCGCCAGCAGGATCTGGTGGACTACTCGCCGGTCAGCGAAAAACACCTTGCCGACGGCATGACGGTCGGCGAACTCTGCGCCGCCGCCATTACCATGAGCGATAACAGCGCCGCCAATCTGCTGCTGGCCACCGTCGGCGGCCCCGCAGGATTGACTGCCTTTTTGCGCCAGATCGGCGACAACGTCACCCGCCTTGACCGCTGGGAAACGGAACTGAATGAGGCGCTTCCCGGCGACGCCCGCGACACCACTACCCCGGCCAGCATGGCCGCGACCCTGCGCAAGCTGCTGACCAGCCAGCGTCTGAGCGCCCGTTCGCAACGGCAGCTGCTGCAGTGGATGGTGGACGATCGGGTCGCCGGACCGTTGATCCGCTCCGTGCTGCCGGCGGGCTGGTTTATCGCCGATAAGACCGGAGCTAGCAAGCGGGGTGCGCGCGGGATTGTCGCCCTGCTTGGCCCGAATAACAAAGCAGAGCGCATTGTGGTGATTTATCTGCGGGATACGCCGGCGAGCATGGCCGAGCGAAATCAGCAAATCGCCGGGATCGGCGCGGCGCTGATCGAGCACTGGCAACGCTAAGCCGGCGGTGGCCGCGCGCGTTATCCGGCCCGCAGCACCTCGCAGGCGTGCCGGGCGATATGACTGGCGGCGGCATCGGAAAGATGCCGGTCGGTAATGATGGTGGTGAACCGGGTCAAAGGTAACGCCATAAACGTGGCCACCTGATTGTATTTCGAACTGTCGCACAGCAGGATGCTTCTCGCGCTGACCTGGCTGACGGTCTCCTTGACGGTAACCTTGTTCTCATCAGGGGTGAATATCCCGCGACTGTCCCAGCCGCTGGCGGAGATAAAGGCCGTATCGATAGCCAGGTGGCGTAACGTACGCGCCGCCGATTC is part of the Providencia stuartii genome and harbors:
- a CDS encoding extended-spectrum class A beta-lactamase SHV-12 — protein: MRYIRLCIISLLATLPLAVHASPQPLEQIKQSESQLSGRVGMIEMDLASGRTLTAWRADERFPMMSTFKVVLCGAVLARVDAGDEQLERKIHYRQQDLVDYSPVSEKHLADGMTVGELCAAAITMSDNSAANLLLATVGGPAGLTAFLRQIGDNVTRLDRWETELNEALPGDARDTTTPASMAATLRKLLTSQRLSARSQRQLLQWMVDDRVAGPLIRSVLPAGWFIADKTGASKRGARGIVALLGPNNKAERIVVIYLRDTPASMAERNQQIAGIGAALIEHWQR